From the Thermodesulfobacteriota bacterium genome, one window contains:
- a CDS encoding radical SAM protein, with translation MITTERIDICLIAPPSRASTMTVPVSLLYLHGWLTRENIHCKIIDVKFGKPNISLYIAQIDIVRGKIVEEILKHKPKYIGITCFTTDFWEVINLSNVIKSQLDCTIIVGGVHANIRPQDFFFDGSPIDIVVSGDGQQPLVEIINNLNSNKDLLGIEGLTYVNERGEIISQGVATFKNLGEMPNPDYPQLDMEYYMQPHRGIIRSLFASGIHVFTTIGCPFRCTFCGNRAKKVRYRPIPKVLDEIEGLIEQYNIDAFYIQDDTFCLDKSRVVEFAQGLEERNMQVSWGMETRVNLINEDIIRMLKEVGCIQIDFGVESGSDAALKRMKKGVTVEQTIKAFELCKKYRMRTFANIMFNTPGETREDVELTMNLLKKTRPTGIGLGLTVPFPGTEIYEQYVKPPLTRDEYRLLTHPDLYFKVIDPRFHMAEHDLDLSKLRIKTKARFDNFRTFIDFTLNPNYLKALYKSKRKMQYLKAIFTTIFIERPIKYISIIRNWIKK, from the coding sequence ATGATAACAACCGAACGTATAGATATTTGTTTAATTGCCCCTCCATCAAGGGCATCTACAATGACGGTGCCCGTAAGTCTGTTATATCTTCATGGATGGCTCACGAGAGAAAATATTCATTGCAAAATAATCGATGTTAAATTTGGTAAACCCAACATCTCTCTCTATATAGCTCAGATAGATATCGTCAGAGGGAAAATAGTAGAAGAGATATTAAAGCATAAGCCAAAGTATATAGGCATCACATGCTTTACCACAGATTTCTGGGAAGTAATTAACCTCTCAAATGTCATAAAAAGTCAGCTGGATTGTACGATAATTGTCGGCGGGGTGCACGCAAACATAAGGCCGCAAGATTTCTTTTTTGATGGTTCGCCTATAGATATAGTTGTTTCAGGAGATGGACAACAGCCTTTAGTAGAGATTATCAATAACCTTAATTCCAATAAAGATCTTCTCGGAATAGAGGGACTAACCTATGTAAACGAAAGGGGAGAGATCATTTCCCAAGGGGTTGCAACTTTCAAAAATTTAGGGGAAATGCCGAACCCGGATTACCCCCAGTTGGATATGGAATACTACATGCAGCCTCATAGAGGCATTATCAGATCGTTATTTGCTTCTGGAATTCATGTCTTCACTACAATTGGCTGTCCTTTCCGCTGCACCTTTTGTGGTAATCGGGCAAAGAAAGTTAGATATAGACCGATTCCCAAAGTATTAGATGAAATTGAGGGTCTAATAGAGCAGTATAATATAGATGCATTTTATATACAGGATGACACTTTTTGCCTTGATAAATCGAGAGTTGTAGAGTTTGCCCAAGGTTTAGAAGAGCGAAACATGCAAGTATCCTGGGGTATGGAAACACGTGTAAATCTAATTAATGAAGACATTATTAGAATGCTCAAAGAAGTAGGTTGCATCCAAATAGATTTTGGAGTTGAGTCAGGCTCTGATGCTGCTTTGAAACGCATGAAAAAGGGCGTCACTGTGGAACAGACGATAAAGGCTTTTGAGTTATGTAAAAAATACAGAATGAGAACATTCGCCAATATAATGTTTAATACCCCCGGCGAGACGCGTGAAGATGTTGAATTAACCATGAATCTCTTAAAGAAGACACGTCCAACGGGAATTGGCTTGGGATTGACGGTTCCCTTCCCTGGCACCGAAATATATGAGCAATATGTGAAGCCGCCCCTTACGAGAGATGAATATAGACTATTAACCCATCCGGATCTTTATTTTAAAGTTATAGATCCAAGATTCCATATGGCAGAGCATGACTTAGACTTATCAAAGCTCAGGATAAAGACAAAGGCGAGGTTCGATAATTTTAGAACATTTATAGATTTCACACTTAATCCAAACTATTTAAAGGCATTATACAAAAGTAAACGAAAAATGCAGTATTTGAAAGCAATCTTTACTACCATATTCATTGAGCGTCCTATTAAATATATTAGTATAATTCGAAATTGGATTAAGAAGTAA
- a CDS encoding methionine biosynthesis protein MetW, whose protein sequence is MRHQNKRVLDLGSRDKLLKKYLPKDTIYQGIDFKDGEEVKGWNLEQGIPFEDKSFDVIFALDVLEHVENIHSLMDEILRVAKNEVIITLPNIYYWRYRIKFLFGKELSGKYSLPLNKTLDRHRWLTSYLNAIKFIRYKAGSYKVRVFFGKTSNFLLLSSLEKVLQRAFPNFAAHTIFYHIDLGERAVGDNLLEKN, encoded by the coding sequence ATGAGGCATCAAAATAAGAGGGTGCTCGATTTAGGCAGTCGAGATAAGCTTTTAAAAAAGTATTTACCAAAAGATACAATTTATCAAGGCATAGATTTTAAAGATGGCGAAGAAGTTAAAGGGTGGAATTTGGAGCAAGGGATTCCATTTGAAGATAAATCTTTTGATGTAATTTTTGCTCTTGATGTATTGGAACATGTAGAAAATATTCATTCCCTAATGGATGAAATTCTAAGAGTAGCAAAGAATGAGGTAATAATAACACTGCCGAACATATACTATTGGCGGTACAGAATAAAATTCCTTTTTGGAAAAGAGTTGAGCGGTAAGTATAGTTTGCCGCTCAATAAAACCTTAGATAGGCATAGGTGGCTCACCTCTTACCTCAATGCTATCAAATTTATTAGATATAAAGCAGGCAGTTACAAGGTACGGGTATTTTTTGGGAAAACATCAAACTTTTTACTATTATCATCATTAGAGAAGGTCCTCCAAAGAGCATTTCCAAATTTTGCAGCACATACCATATTTTATCATATTGATTTGGGTGAACGTGCAGTAGGAGATAATTTACTTGAAAAAAACTAA
- a CDS encoding glycosyltransferase family 4 protein, whose translation MRYKKKITVISGIFYPDIGGPSTYLMKLLSDFTNYDLAEITVITYGEDNATYPFKVVKTSRSWPIIIRLFLFTIRCFIHGRKADIWFVNDYGFPAVLANVFLRKKIILKVAGEFAWEFSQRHGYVKNMGINEFQSYRSSKVVNIVKFIQKFYASQANLIVTPSNCLKKIITGWGIDKDRVEVIHNAIDAEKYRSNLTKEEARALFGIPKDKTILLTIARLLALKRIDDILVRLQSLDDSYYYVIAGEGPEMANLKRITVQLGIQNRAIFLGKVEHEDIPTLFKASDVFILNSEHEGLPHVLLEAAAAGVPSLISDLEGSREVVDRSASGIVLGDNFREDIKRSLDFKEVKLAKEFEWSYLFSRMKQVFEI comes from the coding sequence ATGAGATATAAAAAAAAGATAACGGTTATAAGCGGGATTTTTTATCCCGATATCGGCGGCCCCTCAACCTATTTAATGAAATTGTTAAGTGATTTTACTAATTACGATTTAGCTGAGATCACGGTGATTACTTATGGTGAAGACAACGCAACCTATCCCTTCAAGGTTGTAAAGACTTCCAGATCGTGGCCAATAATTATAAGGTTATTTTTATTCACCATAAGATGTTTTATTCATGGTCGAAAAGCTGATATTTGGTTCGTAAATGATTACGGATTTCCTGCTGTATTAGCTAATGTGTTTTTAAGGAAGAAAATAATATTGAAAGTTGCAGGTGAGTTTGCGTGGGAATTTTCTCAGCGTCACGGCTATGTCAAAAATATGGGGATTAATGAATTTCAAAGCTACCGATCATCTAAGGTTGTAAATATTGTTAAGTTTATACAAAAATTTTATGCTTCACAAGCAAACCTTATTGTAACCCCGAGTAACTGTCTCAAGAAAATTATAACAGGATGGGGGATCGACAAAGATAGGGTTGAAGTTATCCATAACGCGATAGATGCTGAAAAATATCGCTCAAATCTGACAAAAGAGGAGGCAAGGGCTTTATTCGGGATCCCGAAGGATAAAACGATTCTATTAACTATTGCACGATTGCTCGCATTGAAGAGAATTGACGATATTTTAGTGCGACTGCAATCGCTTGATGACTCTTACTACTATGTGATTGCAGGAGAGGGACCTGAGATGGCAAATCTCAAGAGGATCACAGTGCAATTGGGAATACAGAACAGGGCAATCTTTTTGGGGAAAGTTGAACATGAAGATATTCCCACCTTATTCAAAGCGTCAGATGTTTTTATCTTGAATTCGGAACATGAGGGCTTGCCTCATGTCCTTCTTGAAGCGGCTGCTGCTGGAGTTCCCTCTCTTATTTCTGATTTGGAAGGCTCGCGAGAAGTTGTAGATAGATCGGCGAGCGGCATCGTTCTTGGAGATAATTTCAGGGAGGATATTAAAAGATCTCTCGACTTCAAGGAAGTTAAATTAGCTAAAGAGTTTGAGTGGTCCTATCTGTTTTCGAGAATGAAGCAAGTTTTTGAGATCTAA
- a CDS encoding acyltransferase has protein sequence MKKTFIKLLKGAAFILLLPFFIWSKLPFSEYSSFTAPSQILSLIPGLSGILLRRVWYENTLKSCGRKLTVDWLAAIRTRDSEIGNNCTLGVANWVGWILMGDDVIMGSRVVLSSGGRQHSFSDLRVPIRLQQGAKRQLKIGSNIWIGAHSVILADISSGTVVGAGSIVTKTYSENAVIAGNPARILYMRS, from the coding sequence GTGAAAAAGACATTTATTAAATTGCTGAAGGGGGCAGCATTTATTTTGCTATTGCCCTTTTTTATATGGTCAAAATTACCTTTTTCGGAATATAGCAGTTTTACTGCACCAAGTCAGATCCTCTCCTTGATACCTGGTTTGTCTGGGATTTTATTGCGAAGAGTTTGGTATGAAAATACCTTGAAATCTTGTGGGAGAAAATTGACAGTAGATTGGCTTGCGGCAATTCGCACGAGAGACTCTGAGATTGGTAATAACTGTACATTAGGCGTTGCTAATTGGGTCGGTTGGATATTAATGGGAGATGATGTAATTATGGGCAGTCGCGTAGTTCTATCAAGTGGAGGAAGACAACACTCTTTCTCAGACTTGCGAGTACCTATACGTTTGCAGCAGGGAGCTAAGAGACAGTTGAAAATTGGTAGTAATATATGGATCGGTGCTCATTCTGTTATTTTAGCTGATATAAGTTCAGGTACTGTAGTTGGCGCGGGAAGTATAGTAACTAAAACTTATTCTGAAAATGCAGTCATAGCAGGTAATCCTGCTCGAATACTAT
- a CDS encoding glycosyltransferase produces the protein MDPSLCSESQIRQLLYAKELPAKIVIINYVKNSNVLSKEPVVLGSGEVKVIPCVVPHWSLFPLKAIRIASHILMRRPFDLIQVQEPFLSGMAGLFLSRRFKIPLVAGVFSDEIGNPVWLKENTLNKIANMVGKRVLKQAAIIRTDSQAVTNRLKSIGFNKVVFIPFLITNAALLSSSTGNILRVREDLLDGSIGPLLLGVFRLEKEKNIPMLLEAFSRVTENLPGARLVIAGDGSLRHELEYKVSKLVPGKVKWLGRIPNEKIPAIYQAADLVLLASNVESSARVLTESLLAGTPVLTTDTAGAREVIEDGKSGRVVPVGDVEAFALALNEMCQDMNVLKDMGRYGQRHMMSIVTKESVMEKLRHLFNYAVGGQK, from the coding sequence ATGGATCCATCACTTTGCAGCGAGTCTCAAATACGTCAATTACTTTATGCTAAAGAACTGCCTGCCAAAATAGTAATAATCAATTATGTAAAAAACTCTAATGTCCTTTCTAAGGAGCCAGTAGTGTTAGGTTCAGGAGAGGTTAAAGTTATTCCATGTGTTGTGCCACATTGGAGTTTATTTCCACTTAAGGCTATCAGAATAGCGTCACATATATTGATGAGGAGGCCATTTGATCTAATCCAAGTGCAAGAACCGTTTCTTTCAGGAATGGCTGGTCTTTTTCTATCACGTCGTTTTAAGATTCCATTAGTAGCAGGTGTTTTTAGTGATGAGATTGGAAATCCAGTCTGGCTAAAAGAGAATACTCTCAATAAAATTGCTAATATGGTAGGCAAAAGAGTGTTAAAGCAAGCTGCGATAATTAGAACAGATAGCCAGGCCGTAACAAATCGGCTTAAATCGATAGGGTTTAATAAGGTTGTATTTATTCCCTTTTTGATTACAAATGCTGCTCTTTTATCTAGCTCTACAGGAAATATCCTAAGGGTGAGAGAGGATTTGCTCGATGGTTCAATAGGACCGCTATTGCTTGGCGTTTTTCGTCTTGAAAAAGAAAAAAATATTCCTATGCTTTTAGAAGCATTTAGCAGAGTGACAGAAAATTTACCAGGTGCAAGGCTGGTTATAGCTGGTGACGGAAGTCTACGACACGAGCTTGAGTATAAAGTTTCAAAATTGGTACCAGGAAAGGTTAAATGGCTAGGTCGTATCCCAAATGAAAAAATACCCGCAATTTATCAAGCCGCTGACTTGGTGCTTTTAGCATCAAACGTTGAGAGTTCTGCCCGTGTTCTGACTGAATCCTTATTAGCTGGGACTCCTGTACTGACTACAGATACTGCGGGAGCCAGAGAGGTAATTGAAGATGGGAAATCTGGTCGAGTAGTTCCGGTTGGTGATGTTGAAGCATTTGCACTTGCGTTAAATGAAATGTGCCAGGATATGAATGTGTTGAAAGATATGGGACGATACGGTCAAAGACACATGATGTCAATCGTGACAAAAGAGTCAGTAATGGAAAAATTGAGGCACCTTTTCAACTATGCGGTTGGCGGACAGAAGTGA
- a CDS encoding glycosyltransferase family 4 protein: protein MNLLLFNLATDSEHVTLAFALKWVKELAHYFDHIDIVTMYEGKHDLPENVSVWSVGRERGYSKLSRIWKFYTIVLSILRLRRVDIAFTHMIHIFAVLFWPIAKVYRIRNVLWYAHGAVPFGLRIAHFLVDKIISPTPESFRLPSDKVEFLGHGIDTNLFTPSGLSENSTFRIISVGRISPVKGLDILVEALRGWIIPDGKSWELTIIGTATTDIERAYEKAFVKRVLELNKCGRISLLGRLDQIEIAQSLKQADVFISLSATGSLDKAIIEAMACGCPVLSSNDAFYSIAERNGFPECYVSPSPDSVRSGLDWMVNLSEKERKELSMRVEEVAKFNHSLDSLIQKLKSILFYLARS, encoded by the coding sequence GTGAATCTTTTGCTGTTTAATTTAGCTACTGATTCTGAACACGTAACACTTGCTTTTGCTTTAAAATGGGTCAAAGAGCTTGCTCACTATTTTGATCATATAGATATTGTGACAATGTATGAGGGAAAACATGATCTGCCTGAAAATGTTTCAGTCTGGTCAGTGGGACGCGAGAGAGGATATTCAAAACTTAGCCGCATTTGGAAATTCTATACTATTGTTTTAAGCATATTAAGATTGCGACGTGTTGATATTGCTTTCACTCATATGATACATATTTTTGCCGTTTTATTTTGGCCGATTGCTAAAGTTTACCGCATTAGAAATGTGCTGTGGTATGCACACGGTGCAGTACCTTTTGGCTTACGTATAGCGCATTTTTTAGTTGACAAAATTATCAGTCCGACTCCCGAGAGTTTCAGATTGCCCTCAGACAAAGTCGAATTTTTGGGGCATGGAATTGATACAAATCTTTTTACTCCATCAGGTCTCAGTGAAAATTCAACTTTCCGGATCATATCTGTTGGGCGTATTTCTCCTGTAAAAGGCCTTGATATTTTAGTTGAAGCCTTGAGAGGCTGGATCATTCCAGATGGGAAATCTTGGGAACTGACCATAATAGGGACTGCAACAACGGATATTGAACGCGCATATGAAAAAGCTTTTGTGAAGCGCGTACTTGAACTGAATAAATGTGGAAGAATAAGTTTGTTAGGACGTTTAGATCAGATAGAGATTGCTCAATCGCTGAAGCAAGCCGATGTATTTATTAGCTTGAGTGCAACAGGTAGTCTGGATAAAGCAATTATAGAAGCTATGGCATGCGGCTGTCCTGTATTGAGCAGTAACGACGCTTTTTATTCTATTGCTGAGAGAAACGGCTTTCCCGAATGTTATGTTAGTCCATCTCCCGACTCTGTTAGATCGGGCTTGGACTGGATGGTGAATCTAAGTGAAAAGGAAAGAAAAGAATTATCTATGAGAGTCGAGGAAGTGGCAAAATTTAATCACTCATTGGATAGTCTTATACAAAAACTCAAAAGTATATTATTTTACTTAGCGAGAAGCTAA
- a CDS encoding methyltransferase domain-containing protein, whose product MEKIKILDVLAWIWRGKSITRAMMNVLIAENKLLKGTIIDLGGGGHPSYLDIIDIDGNFFNMDMLVEAKPSFVGNLEDPLPITSNIADTVLLFNTLEHVFNYQLVIDEMHRILKPNGKAIVFVPFLMSYHTYQGQSFLIDDFFRYTKSALIRILTNAGFIKVNITPVGGFFWVIADLLQIGLKYRFLATVSTLICGFLEVILALIRDYNSSERFPLGYFIEAEK is encoded by the coding sequence ATGGAAAAAATTAAAATTTTAGATGTCTTGGCATGGATTTGGCGCGGGAAATCCATTACGAGAGCAATGATGAATGTACTGATAGCTGAAAATAAATTGCTGAAAGGTACTATAATTGATTTAGGAGGCGGTGGTCATCCAAGCTATTTAGATATAATTGATATTGATGGAAATTTCTTTAATATGGATATGCTTGTAGAAGCAAAGCCATCTTTTGTTGGAAACTTAGAGGACCCTCTCCCTATAACCAGTAATATTGCAGACACTGTATTGTTATTTAATACTCTTGAGCACGTTTTTAATTACCAGCTTGTTATAGATGAAATGCACCGAATTTTAAAACCGAATGGTAAAGCAATAGTCTTTGTTCCCTTTTTAATGAGTTATCATACTTATCAAGGTCAGTCATTTCTGATTGATGATTTCTTTCGTTACACTAAAAGTGCATTAATTCGTATCCTTACCAATGCTGGGTTTATCAAGGTAAATATAACGCCTGTTGGAGGATTCTTCTGGGTTATAGCAGATTTATTACAAATTGGGCTTAAGTATCGTTTCCTCGCAACAGTTTCAACGCTCATATGTGGCTTTCTGGAAGTGATCTTAGCGCTTATAAGAGATTATAATTCATCAGAAAGATTCCCCCTAGGCTATTTTATTGAAGCAGAGAAATGA